One window from the genome of Nocardioides panaciterrulae encodes:
- the argG gene encoding argininosuccinate synthase: MSKVLTSLPKGERVGIAFSGGLDTSVAVAWMRDKGAVPCTYTADIGQYDEPDVSGVPERALQYGAELARAVDCRRPLVEEGLAALACGAFHIRSGGRAYFNTTPLGRAVTGTMLVRAMHEDHVDIWGDGSTFKGNDIERFYRYGLLANPELRIYKPWLDADFVAELGGRAEMSQWLTEHGLPYRDSSEKAYSTDANIWGATHEAKTLEHLDVSLETVEPIMGVKFWDPAVDIATEDVTIRFEAGRPVAINGTDYADPVALVHEANVIGGRHGLGMSDQIENRIIEAKSRGIYEAPAMGLLWIAYERLLNAVHNEDTIANYHAEGRRLGVLLYQGRWLDPQALMLRESIQRWIASLVTGEVTLRLRRGEDYTILRTSGQHFSYHPDKLSMERTDNAAFGPTDRIGQLTMRNLDIADSRDKLEAYAAQPLDQGQVLVEHGTLYGELEPGGADRITSNPAAAGEPSEEALDHAAMEAGTD; this comes from the coding sequence GTGAGCAAGGTCCTGACCTCCCTGCCCAAGGGTGAGCGCGTCGGCATCGCGTTCTCCGGCGGGCTCGACACCTCGGTGGCCGTCGCGTGGATGCGCGACAAGGGCGCCGTCCCGTGCACCTACACCGCCGACATCGGCCAGTACGACGAGCCGGACGTCTCGGGCGTGCCCGAGCGCGCCCTGCAGTACGGCGCCGAGCTCGCGCGCGCCGTCGACTGCCGGCGCCCGCTCGTGGAGGAGGGCCTGGCCGCGCTGGCCTGCGGCGCGTTCCACATCCGCTCCGGCGGCCGGGCCTACTTCAACACCACCCCGCTCGGACGCGCGGTGACCGGCACCATGCTGGTGCGCGCCATGCACGAGGACCACGTCGACATCTGGGGCGACGGGTCGACGTTCAAGGGCAACGACATCGAGCGGTTCTACCGCTACGGGCTGCTCGCCAACCCCGAGCTGCGCATCTACAAGCCCTGGCTGGACGCGGACTTCGTCGCTGAGCTCGGCGGCCGTGCGGAGATGAGCCAGTGGCTCACCGAGCACGGCCTGCCGTACCGCGACAGCTCGGAGAAGGCGTACTCCACCGACGCCAACATCTGGGGCGCCACCCACGAGGCCAAGACCCTCGAGCACCTCGACGTCTCGCTGGAGACCGTCGAGCCGATCATGGGCGTGAAGTTCTGGGACCCGGCGGTGGACATCGCCACCGAGGACGTCACGATCCGCTTCGAGGCGGGCCGTCCGGTCGCGATCAACGGCACCGACTACGCCGACCCGGTGGCGCTGGTCCACGAGGCCAACGTGATCGGCGGCCGCCACGGGCTGGGCATGTCCGACCAGATCGAGAACCGGATCATCGAGGCCAAGTCGCGCGGCATCTACGAGGCGCCGGCGATGGGGCTGCTCTGGATCGCCTACGAGCGGCTGCTCAACGCGGTCCACAACGAGGACACGATCGCGAACTACCACGCCGAGGGCCGGCGCCTCGGCGTGCTCCTCTACCAGGGCCGCTGGCTCGACCCGCAGGCGCTGATGCTGCGCGAGTCGATCCAGCGCTGGATCGCCTCGCTGGTGACCGGTGAGGTGACGCTCCGGCTGCGCCGCGGGGAGGACTACACGATCCTGCGCACGTCCGGCCAGCACTTCTCCTACCACCCGGACAAGCTGTCGATGGAGCGCACCGACAACGCCGCGTTCGGCCCGACCGACCGGATCGGTCAGCTCACCATGCGCAACCTCGACATCGCCGACTCGCGCGACAAGCTCGAGGCGTACGCCGCGCAGCCGCTGGACCAGGGCCAGGTCCTCG
- a CDS encoding arginine repressor produces MSDASLRPTTKNARHRRIVELVTQHEVRSQTELAELLAEGGVRVTQATLSRDLLELDAVKIRTQSGALVYAVPAEGGDRRPVAPSESAAATHRLGRMCSELLVSAEASANMVVLRTPPGAAQFLASSFDRAELPDLLGTVAGDDTVLLISRHPTGGDALARRILALADAHVPPPP; encoded by the coding sequence ATGAGCGACGCCTCGCTGCGCCCCACCACCAAGAACGCCCGGCACCGCCGGATCGTCGAGCTGGTGACCCAGCACGAGGTCCGGTCCCAGACCGAGCTCGCCGAGCTGCTGGCCGAGGGCGGCGTCCGGGTCACCCAGGCGACCCTGTCCCGCGACCTGCTCGAGCTCGACGCGGTGAAGATCCGCACCCAGTCCGGAGCGTTGGTCTACGCGGTGCCCGCCGAGGGCGGGGACCGCCGGCCGGTCGCTCCCAGCGAGAGCGCGGCCGCCACCCACCGCCTGGGCCGGATGTGCAGCGAGCTGCTCGTGAGTGCGGAGGCCAGCGCCAACATGGTCGTGCTGCGCACGCCGCCCGGCGCCGCCCAGTTCCTCGCCTCGTCGTTCGACCGGGCCGAGCTGCCCGACCTGCTCGGCACCGTCGCCGGCGACGACACCGTGCTGCTGATCAGCCGGCACCCCACCGGCGGCGACGCGCTGGCCCGACGAATCCTGGCGCTGGCCGACGCCCACGTCCCGCCGCCGCCCTGA
- the argF gene encoding ornithine carbamoyltransferase, which translates to MIRHLLRDDDLSPDEQRQVLDLAVRLKAAPYDARALAGPRTVAMIFDKPTLRTQASFAAGIAELGGHPMLVDGSLAGIGVRESVEDVARILGRQASVVVWRTFAQADLETMAAYAGVPVVNALTDEFHPCQLLADLLTVREHKGDLAGRTVAFVGDGACNMGNSWLLAAATAGMHVRVSAPEGYLPDASVAERACGIAADTGGSVELTADPRDAVAGADVVVTDTWVSMGKEAEAAERAEVFGAWRVTGELMSAAAPDAIVMHCLPAYRGREIDADVLEGPQSVVWDEAENRRHAQKALLAFLLEQSAGQRR; encoded by the coding sequence GTGATCCGGCACCTGCTCCGCGACGACGACCTGTCCCCGGATGAGCAGCGGCAGGTGCTCGACCTCGCGGTGCGGCTCAAGGCCGCGCCGTACGACGCTCGCGCGCTCGCGGGCCCCCGCACCGTCGCGATGATCTTCGACAAGCCGACCCTGCGCACCCAGGCGTCGTTCGCCGCGGGCATCGCCGAGCTGGGCGGCCACCCGATGCTGGTCGACGGCAGCCTGGCCGGCATCGGCGTCCGCGAGTCCGTCGAGGACGTGGCCCGCATCCTCGGCCGCCAGGCCTCGGTCGTGGTCTGGCGGACCTTCGCGCAGGCCGACCTGGAGACCATGGCGGCGTACGCCGGGGTCCCGGTGGTCAACGCCCTGACCGACGAGTTCCACCCCTGCCAGCTGCTCGCCGACCTGCTCACCGTGCGCGAGCACAAGGGTGACCTGGCCGGACGGACCGTCGCGTTCGTCGGTGACGGCGCCTGCAACATGGGCAACTCCTGGTTGCTCGCCGCCGCCACGGCCGGCATGCATGTGCGGGTGAGCGCCCCGGAGGGCTACCTCCCCGACGCCTCGGTGGCCGAGCGGGCCTGCGGCATCGCCGCGGACACCGGGGGCTCCGTGGAGCTCACGGCCGACCCCCGGGACGCGGTGGCCGGCGCCGACGTCGTGGTCACCGACACCTGGGTCTCGATGGGCAAGGAGGCCGAGGCCGCCGAGCGGGCCGAGGTGTTCGGGGCCTGGCGGGTCACCGGGGAGCTGATGTCCGCCGCCGCCCCCGACGCGATCGTCATGCACTGCCTGCCGGCCTACCGCGGCCGGGAGATCGACGCCGACGTGCTCGAGGGCCCGCAGAGCGTCGTGTGGGACGAGGCCGAGAACCGGCGGCACGCGCAGAAGGCGCTGCTGGCGTTCCTGCTCGAGCAGTCCGCGGGGCAGCGGCGATGA
- a CDS encoding acetylornithine transaminase: MSPTDASSSDIQERYAASLMNTFGPPKLALVRGKGAHVWDADGREYVDLLGGIAVNALGHAHPALVQAVCEQLGTLGHVSNFFTTEQQVGLAEKLLQVLDAGPGKVFFTNSGTEANEAAFKLTRRTGRTHVVAAQGGFHGRTMGALALTSKEAYRTPFEPLPGEVTFVPYGDADALAAAVTDRTAAVLLEPIQGEAGVVVPPAGYLAAAREVANAHGALLWIDEVQTGIGRTGRWFAFQEAGITPDVVTVAKGLAGGYPIGACLALGAAADLLQPGNHGTTFGGNPVACAAALAVIDVIEAEGLLEQVTDLGAHLRAGLAADPRVTEVRGAGLLIGLDLTAERSAEVTAAALEHGFIINNPTPGRIRLAPPLVLTREDADAFLAAWPAILDQGLGETT; this comes from the coding sequence GTGAGCCCGACCGATGCGAGCAGCTCCGACATCCAGGAGCGCTACGCCGCGTCCCTGATGAACACCTTCGGCCCCCCGAAGCTGGCCCTGGTCCGGGGCAAGGGCGCCCACGTCTGGGACGCCGACGGGCGGGAGTACGTCGACCTGCTCGGCGGCATCGCCGTGAACGCGCTCGGGCACGCCCACCCGGCCCTGGTCCAGGCGGTGTGCGAGCAGCTCGGCACGCTGGGCCACGTCTCGAACTTCTTCACCACCGAGCAGCAGGTCGGGCTCGCCGAGAAGCTCCTGCAGGTCCTCGACGCCGGGCCCGGCAAGGTGTTCTTCACCAACTCCGGCACCGAGGCCAACGAGGCCGCGTTCAAGCTGACCCGCCGCACCGGCCGCACCCACGTGGTGGCCGCCCAGGGCGGGTTCCACGGTCGCACGATGGGCGCGCTCGCGCTCACCTCCAAGGAGGCCTACCGCACGCCGTTCGAGCCGCTGCCCGGCGAGGTCACCTTCGTGCCGTACGGCGACGCCGACGCGCTCGCCGCCGCCGTGACCGACCGGACGGCCGCCGTCCTGCTCGAGCCGATCCAGGGTGAGGCGGGCGTGGTCGTCCCGCCGGCCGGGTACCTGGCCGCGGCCCGCGAGGTCGCGAACGCGCACGGTGCCCTGCTGTGGATCGACGAGGTGCAGACCGGCATCGGCCGCACCGGCCGGTGGTTCGCGTTCCAGGAGGCCGGGATCACCCCCGACGTCGTGACCGTCGCCAAGGGCCTGGCCGGCGGCTACCCGATCGGTGCCTGCCTCGCGCTCGGCGCGGCCGCGGACCTGCTGCAGCCCGGCAACCACGGCACCACCTTCGGCGGCAACCCGGTCGCCTGCGCGGCGGCGCTGGCGGTCATCGACGTGATCGAGGCCGAGGGCCTGCTCGAGCAGGTCACGGACCTCGGCGCGCACCTGCGCGCCGGCCTGGCCGCCGACCCGCGCGTCACCGAGGTGCGCGGCGCCGGGCTGCTGATCGGGCTCGACCTGACCGCCGAGAGGTCCGCGGAGGTCACCGCTGCGGCGCTCGAGCACGGCTTCATCATCAACAACCCCACGCCGGGGCGGATCCGGCTCGCGCCGCCCCTGGTGCTCACCCGTGAGGACGCCGACGCGTTCCTGGCCGCCTGGCCGGCGATCCTCGACCAAGGCCTGGGGGAGACCACGTGA
- the argB gene encoding acetylglutamate kinase yields MVFSEVPPADPDKASVLAGALPWLKRYHGKVVVVKYGGNAMTDDTLKRAFAEDIAFLRFAGFKPVVVHGGGPQISTMLDKLGIESEFRGGLRVTTPEAMDVVRMVLVGQVQRELVGLINEHGPLAVGMSGEDAGLFTAEPTNTIIDGEEVDLGLVGEVAKVRPEAVLDIIEAGRIPVVSSVAPDVQGAVHNVNADTAAAALAVALGAEKLLVLTDVEGLYRDWPDSDDVIYEISPETLGELLPALASGMVPKMEACRKAVAEGVPRATVVDGREPHAVLLELFTDEGVGTQVLPGVDTKIRKARQKAVVK; encoded by the coding sequence ATGGTCTTCAGCGAGGTCCCGCCCGCGGACCCGGACAAGGCCTCGGTGCTGGCCGGGGCGCTGCCCTGGCTGAAGCGCTACCACGGCAAGGTCGTGGTGGTGAAGTACGGCGGCAACGCGATGACCGACGACACCCTCAAGCGGGCGTTCGCCGAGGACATCGCGTTCCTCCGCTTCGCCGGCTTCAAGCCGGTGGTCGTGCACGGCGGCGGCCCGCAGATCTCCACGATGCTCGACAAGCTGGGGATCGAGTCGGAGTTCCGCGGCGGCCTGCGCGTCACCACCCCCGAGGCGATGGACGTCGTCCGGATGGTCCTCGTCGGCCAGGTCCAGCGTGAGCTTGTCGGGCTGATCAACGAGCACGGGCCGCTCGCGGTCGGCATGTCCGGCGAGGACGCCGGTCTGTTCACCGCGGAGCCCACGAACACGATCATCGACGGCGAGGAGGTGGACCTCGGCCTGGTCGGCGAGGTCGCCAAGGTCCGGCCGGAAGCGGTGCTCGACATCATCGAGGCCGGCCGCATCCCCGTGGTCTCCTCGGTCGCCCCGGACGTGCAGGGCGCCGTCCACAACGTCAACGCCGACACCGCCGCGGCGGCGCTCGCCGTGGCCCTCGGCGCCGAGAAGCTGCTGGTCCTCACCGACGTCGAGGGCCTCTACCGCGACTGGCCCGACAGCGACGACGTGATCTACGAGATCAGCCCCGAGACCCTCGGCGAGCTGCTTCCGGCGCTGGCCAGCGGGATGGTCCCGAAGATGGAGGCGTGCCGCAAGGCCGTGGCCGAGGGGGTGCCGCGGGCGACCGTCGTCGACGGTCGCGAGCCCCACGCGGTGCTGCTCGAGCTGTTCACCGACGAGGGCGTCGGCACGCAGGTGCTCCCCGGCGTCGACACCAAGATCCGCAAGGCCCGGCAGAAAGCGGTGGTCAAGTGA
- the argJ gene encoding bifunctional glutamate N-acetyltransferase/amino-acid acetyltransferase ArgJ, with the protein MSVTSPQGFRAAGVSAGLKSTGAKDLALVVNDGPAYDSASVFTSNRCKANPILWSQEVVKDGTVRAIVLNSGGANCYTGAEGFQTTHAVAEQVAARVGIGAGDVVVCSTGLIGLANPRQNLLDGVDAAHAALDGSGGAAAAEAIMTTDSVSKQVVVEGAGWSIGGMAKGAGMLAPQLATMLVVLTTDALVPHEDLDAALRAATRVSFDRLDSDGCMSTNDTVTVMASGASGITPSLDDFTAALTQACTDLAMQLLKDAEGADHEIAITVLNAASEDDAVTVGRSVARSNLFKAAVFGKDPNWGRVLASIGTTDAVFDPADLDVAMNGVWVCRQSTPHDDPATVDLEPREVSVTIDLKSGTERATVWTNDLTHAYVHENSAYSS; encoded by the coding sequence GTGAGCGTGACCAGTCCCCAGGGCTTCCGGGCCGCCGGTGTGTCCGCCGGCCTGAAGTCCACCGGCGCGAAGGACCTCGCGCTGGTCGTGAACGACGGCCCGGCCTACGACTCGGCGAGCGTGTTCACCAGCAACCGGTGCAAGGCCAACCCGATCCTGTGGAGCCAGGAGGTGGTGAAGGACGGCACCGTCCGCGCGATCGTCCTGAACTCCGGCGGCGCCAACTGCTACACCGGGGCCGAGGGCTTCCAGACCACCCACGCGGTGGCCGAGCAGGTCGCCGCGCGTGTCGGCATCGGAGCGGGCGACGTCGTCGTCTGCTCCACCGGCCTGATCGGGCTGGCCAATCCGCGGCAGAACCTGCTCGACGGCGTCGACGCCGCGCACGCGGCCCTGGACGGATCCGGCGGCGCGGCCGCGGCCGAGGCGATCATGACCACTGACAGCGTGAGCAAGCAGGTGGTGGTCGAGGGCGCCGGCTGGTCGATCGGCGGCATGGCCAAGGGCGCCGGCATGCTGGCACCGCAGCTGGCCACGATGCTGGTCGTGCTCACCACCGATGCGCTCGTGCCCCACGAGGACCTCGATGCCGCACTGCGCGCGGCGACCCGGGTGAGCTTCGACCGGCTCGACTCCGACGGCTGCATGTCCACCAACGACACCGTCACGGTCATGGCCAGCGGCGCCAGCGGGATCACCCCCAGCCTCGACGACTTCACCGCGGCGCTCACCCAGGCCTGCACCGACCTGGCGATGCAGCTGCTCAAGGACGCCGAGGGCGCCGACCACGAGATCGCGATCACCGTGCTGAACGCGGCGAGCGAGGACGACGCGGTCACCGTCGGCCGCAGCGTGGCCCGCAGCAACCTGTTCAAGGCCGCGGTCTTCGGCAAGGACCCCAACTGGGGACGGGTGCTCGCGAGCATCGGCACCACCGACGCGGTCTTCGACCCCGCCGACCTCGACGTCGCGATGAACGGGGTGTGGGTGTGCCGGCAGTCCACCCCGCACGACGATCCCGCCACGGTCGACCTCGAGCCCCGGGAGGTCAGCGTGACCATCGACCTGAAGTCCGGCACCGAGCGCGCCACGGTCTGGACCAACGACCTCACCCACGCCTACGTCCACGAGAACAGCGCGTACTCCTCATGA
- a CDS encoding ACT domain-containing protein encodes MKLSRYPETLAVVRLGPGSEVPGWAESSSIFSVTATATETSVVCAARSVPTKAAARRPLTAFEVEGPRDLALTGVLAGLLAPLAEAEISVFALSTYDTEWLLVPGADAERATEAWRDAGHEVVAAVPVSPAGATGGKSSHPRSGKGSKK; translated from the coding sequence GTGAAGCTGAGCCGCTACCCCGAGACCCTGGCCGTCGTCCGACTCGGCCCCGGCTCGGAGGTCCCGGGCTGGGCGGAGTCCTCCTCGATCTTCTCGGTCACCGCCACCGCCACCGAGACCTCGGTCGTCTGCGCCGCCCGCAGCGTCCCGACCAAGGCCGCGGCCCGGCGCCCGCTCACCGCCTTCGAGGTCGAGGGGCCGCGCGACCTCGCGCTGACCGGCGTGCTGGCCGGGCTGCTCGCCCCGCTCGCCGAGGCGGAGATCAGCGTCTTCGCGCTCTCGACGTACGACACCGAGTGGCTGCTCGTCCCGGGCGCCGACGCCGAGCGCGCCACCGAGGCGTGGCGCGACGCCGGCCACGAGGTCGTCGCTGCCGTGCCGGTCTCCCCGGCTGGCGCCACCGGCGGCAAGTCCAGCCACCCGCGCAGCGGAAAGGGTTCGAAGAAGTGA
- the argC gene encoding N-acetyl-gamma-glutamyl-phosphate reductase: MTRKRVAVAGASGYAGGELLRHLLAHPEVEIGALTGASNAGQALGSLQPHLLPLADRVLEPTNLDTLAGHDVVFLALPHGQSGAIAAELGDDVVVVDCGADFRLADPAAWERFYGGDHAGTWPYGLPELPGQRDRLRGATRVAVPGCYPTVSTLTLAPAVAAGIVEPDVVVVAASGTSGAGKAAKAHLLGSEVMGNASAYGVGGTHRHTPEITQNLSSLVGGTVAVSFTPVLVPMPRGILATCSAPLARDLAGGLTAEEAHELYAKAYADEPFVHVLPPDQWPQTKSVIGSNAVHVQVTVDEAAGRLVAVGAVDNLAKGTAGAAVQCMNLALGLDEGLGLTTVGIAP; encoded by the coding sequence ATGACGAGGAAACGCGTCGCCGTCGCCGGCGCCAGCGGGTACGCCGGGGGCGAGCTGCTCCGGCACCTGCTCGCCCATCCCGAGGTGGAGATCGGGGCGCTCACGGGCGCCTCCAACGCCGGGCAGGCCCTCGGGTCGCTCCAGCCGCACCTGCTGCCGCTGGCCGACCGGGTGCTGGAACCGACGAACCTCGACACCCTCGCCGGCCACGACGTGGTCTTCCTGGCACTGCCGCACGGCCAGTCCGGGGCGATCGCCGCCGAGCTGGGCGACGACGTCGTCGTGGTCGACTGCGGCGCCGACTTCCGGCTCGCCGACCCGGCCGCCTGGGAGCGGTTCTACGGCGGTGACCACGCCGGCACCTGGCCCTACGGCCTCCCCGAGCTGCCCGGCCAGCGCGACCGGCTGCGCGGCGCGACCCGCGTCGCGGTGCCCGGCTGCTACCCCACGGTCTCCACGCTCACCCTCGCCCCCGCGGTCGCGGCCGGCATCGTCGAGCCCGACGTCGTGGTCGTGGCCGCCTCCGGCACCAGCGGCGCCGGCAAGGCCGCCAAGGCGCACCTGCTCGGCAGCGAGGTGATGGGCAACGCCAGTGCCTACGGCGTCGGCGGGACCCACCGGCACACTCCGGAGATCACCCAGAACCTCTCCTCGCTCGTCGGCGGCACCGTGGCGGTGAGCTTCACGCCGGTGCTGGTCCCCATGCCCCGCGGCATCCTGGCGACCTGCTCGGCCCCGCTCGCCCGCGACCTCGCCGGCGGCCTGACCGCCGAGGAGGCCCACGAGCTCTACGCCAAGGCGTACGCCGACGAGCCGTTCGTGCACGTCCTGCCCCCGGACCAGTGGCCGCAGACCAAGTCGGTCATCGGCTCCAACGCCGTGCACGTCCAGGTCACCGTGGACGAGGCGGCCGGCCGGCTGGTGGCCGTGGGCGCCGTGGACAACCTGGCCAAGGGCACGGCGGGCGCCGCCGTGCAGTGCATGAACCTCGCCCTGGGCCTCGACGAGGGCCTGGGCCTGACCACCGTAGGGATCGCCCCGTGA
- a CDS encoding maleylpyruvate isomerase family mycothiol-dependent enzyme — protein MVHLDTADYVRHLRTESRRFRDVLASCPPGARIPGCPGWNASDLLWHLAEVQWFWAKTVRTRPDAPGKDDEGPSRPTSYDGLLAAFDDWSGELATHLGSADPSEKAWTWAEDQTVGFIHRRQAHEALIHRLDAEQAAGSVTPFDPLLAADGVLECLEVMFGGCPPWGEFHGLPHHVRLDLRDVGESLWVQIGRFTGTNPEDDVHHDEDDIHVVADPGVEPDACVSGPAGAVDAWLWRRGDDSEIHVTGDKAVYDHFRLAVNHPIT, from the coding sequence ATGGTCCACCTCGACACCGCTGACTACGTCCGCCACCTCCGCACGGAGTCCCGGCGCTTCCGGGACGTGCTCGCCTCCTGCCCTCCTGGGGCACGTATACCCGGATGTCCCGGTTGGAATGCCTCCGACCTGCTCTGGCACCTCGCGGAGGTGCAGTGGTTCTGGGCGAAGACGGTCCGGACCCGCCCCGACGCGCCCGGCAAGGACGACGAGGGGCCGTCGCGGCCCACGTCGTACGACGGGCTGCTGGCCGCCTTCGACGACTGGTCGGGCGAGCTGGCGACGCACCTGGGGTCCGCCGACCCCTCCGAGAAGGCGTGGACCTGGGCCGAGGACCAGACCGTCGGGTTCATCCACCGGCGGCAGGCGCACGAGGCGCTGATCCACCGCCTCGACGCCGAGCAGGCGGCCGGCTCGGTCACGCCGTTCGACCCGCTGCTGGCCGCCGACGGCGTGCTGGAGTGCCTCGAGGTGATGTTCGGCGGGTGCCCGCCGTGGGGCGAGTTCCACGGGCTCCCCCACCACGTGCGCCTGGACCTCCGCGACGTCGGCGAGTCGTTGTGGGTGCAGATCGGGCGGTTCACCGGCACCAACCCCGAGGACGACGTGCACCACGACGAGGACGACATCCATGTGGTCGCCGACCCCGGTGTCGAGCCGGACGCGTGCGTGAGCGGACCCGCCGGCGCCGTCGACGCCTGGCTGTGGCGCCGCGGCGACGACAGCGAGATCCACGTGACCGGCGACAAGGCGGTCTACGACCACTTCCGGCTGGCGGTCAACCACCCGATCACCTGA